From Phaeocystidibacter marisrubri, the proteins below share one genomic window:
- the lhgO gene encoding L-2-hydroxyglutarate oxidase: MNLIVIGGGIVGLATAYKWQLKNPEGVVTVLEKEAGVAKHQTGRNSGVIHSGIYYKPGSLKATTCRDGYQQLVEFVEKYNVDYDLCGKLIVATEERELPQIDRIYARGIENGLEGLEIIGPDEMTDAEPFVAGIKAIKVPQTGIVDYVGMCLKLAELIVELQPESRVLPHQRVIRITQKGKVTAVKTDTDTFIADRVVACGGLEADRLAALDGLNLDVKIVPFRGDYYDLTPSGEHKVKHLIYPVPDPDLPFLGVHFTRMIKGGVECGPNAVFSFKREGYSKTSFSLRDSLNALRFSGTWNLFKKHWRYGLGEYERAFSRSKFLEALQKLIPSLEDSDITPARAGVRAQALRPDGTLVDDFVIEKGRAAIHVINAPSPAATASLAIADRIVKAL; encoded by the coding sequence ATGAACCTAATCGTAATTGGCGGTGGCATAGTTGGTTTGGCAACGGCCTACAAATGGCAGTTGAAGAACCCTGAAGGAGTAGTGACCGTCTTGGAGAAAGAGGCAGGAGTTGCCAAGCATCAAACAGGAAGAAACAGCGGAGTAATCCACAGTGGAATCTATTACAAGCCCGGCTCACTCAAAGCCACTACGTGCAGAGATGGGTACCAACAGTTGGTTGAGTTTGTAGAGAAGTACAATGTTGACTACGACCTCTGCGGTAAGCTGATTGTTGCTACAGAAGAGCGAGAACTTCCCCAAATCGATAGAATTTATGCTCGAGGAATAGAAAATGGTTTGGAAGGACTGGAAATTATTGGTCCCGATGAAATGACTGATGCAGAGCCTTTTGTAGCTGGAATCAAAGCCATCAAAGTTCCTCAAACGGGAATTGTCGACTATGTAGGCATGTGTCTAAAGCTCGCTGAACTCATTGTTGAATTACAGCCTGAAAGTCGTGTATTGCCCCATCAACGCGTCATACGCATCACCCAAAAGGGAAAGGTAACCGCTGTAAAAACAGACACAGATACCTTTATTGCAGATCGTGTGGTTGCCTGTGGCGGCTTGGAAGCCGACCGATTGGCAGCATTGGATGGTTTGAACTTAGACGTGAAGATTGTTCCCTTCCGAGGAGATTATTACGATTTGACACCATCTGGAGAACACAAGGTGAAACATTTGATTTACCCCGTACCTGATCCAGATTTGCCCTTTTTGGGTGTTCACTTTACACGAATGATCAAGGGTGGCGTGGAGTGTGGACCCAATGCCGTTTTCTCCTTTAAACGCGAAGGATACTCCAAAACCTCTTTCAGCTTGCGAGACAGCCTTAATGCCCTGAGATTTTCGGGTACGTGGAACCTATTTAAGAAACACTGGCGTTACGGACTGGGAGAATATGAAAGGGCATTTAGTAGATCCAAATTTCTTGAAGCCCTTCAAAAACTCATTCCATCTCTGGAAGACAGTGACATCACTCCAGCACGCGCAGGAGTTCGTGCGCAAGCACTACGCCCAGATGGAACGCTGGTTGACGATTTCGTAATTGAAAAGGGGCGAGCGGCCATCCACGTCATCAACGCGCCGAGTCCAGCTGCTACAGCAAGCTTGGCCATTGCGGATCGCATTGTGAAAGCTCTATAG
- a CDS encoding sugar transferase, producing the protein MYRKTVKPVLDRLLGITCFVLAIPFLCITAVLVYLFISHKVVFVQERIGYRERPFKLYKFRSMRSDGYYAAENESIPRVGRFIRKFGLDELPQLLNVIKGEMSFVGPRPLLPEYLALYTLEERKRHHVVPGITGLAQVSGRNEIEWKKRFTFDLQYVQQISFGLDLRILVKTALVLMKGSDSMPPQKFQGHSEE; encoded by the coding sequence ATGTATCGCAAAACCGTCAAACCGGTACTCGATCGTCTTTTGGGAATAACATGTTTTGTCCTTGCTATCCCTTTTCTGTGTATTACAGCTGTTTTGGTCTACTTGTTCATCAGCCACAAGGTGGTTTTCGTTCAAGAAAGAATTGGATATCGTGAGCGACCGTTTAAGCTGTACAAATTCCGATCTATGCGGAGTGATGGTTACTACGCTGCAGAGAATGAGTCTATTCCTAGGGTTGGAAGGTTCATTCGGAAATTTGGGCTTGATGAGTTACCGCAATTACTAAATGTGATTAAGGGAGAAATGAGTTTTGTTGGGCCACGCCCATTATTACCAGAGTACTTAGCGCTTTATACTTTGGAAGAACGCAAAAGGCATCACGTTGTCCCAGGAATTACAGGCTTAGCTCAAGTGAGTGGTAGAAATGAAATTGAATGGAAGAAAAGATTCACTTTTGATTTACAATATGTACAACAAATTTCTTTTGGTCTAGATTTACGGATACTGGTTAAGACGGCTTTGGTCTTAATGAAAGGTTCCGATTCGATGCCACCTCAAAAATTTCAGGGGCACTCAGAAGAATAG
- a CDS encoding acetyltransferase, whose product MIGDANHMTLLIVGAGGLGREVAATALALGNWNEIAFVDDNATEPVNGLSIWGDVADLSTAEGHYEVMIAIGNPSLKRSIHERLKKNEKLTFPTIVHPNARIHWPEYVHLGNGTYIADGTIITTNVRIGDFVLINLGCTVGHDTTIGDYSCIMPSANISGGATLEEEVYIGTGAKLIKATKLGRGCVVGAGAVVNIDIPINETWGGVPAKPLK is encoded by the coding sequence ATGATCGGTGATGCAAATCATATGACCTTGTTGATTGTAGGTGCAGGTGGCTTAGGCAGAGAGGTAGCCGCTACAGCCCTAGCATTGGGGAATTGGAATGAGATTGCCTTTGTGGACGACAATGCCACAGAACCTGTTAATGGGTTATCGATTTGGGGAGATGTAGCTGATTTGAGTACTGCGGAAGGACACTATGAGGTCATGATTGCCATAGGTAACCCTAGTTTAAAGCGATCAATTCATGAACGGCTGAAGAAGAATGAGAAATTAACCTTTCCAACCATCGTTCATCCCAATGCCAGAATTCATTGGCCAGAATATGTTCATCTTGGCAATGGTACATATATAGCCGACGGCACCATTATTACAACTAATGTTCGGATTGGTGATTTTGTGCTCATCAATTTGGGGTGTACCGTTGGACATGATACCACAATAGGAGATTACAGTTGTATAATGCCTTCCGCTAATATTTCAGGTGGAGCGACCTTAGAAGAAGAGGTTTACATAGGGACAGGGGCAAAGTTGATAAAGGCGACTAAATTGGGACGAGGATGTGTAGTAGGAGCAGGCGCTGTTGTGAATATAGATATCCCCATCAATGAAACTTGGGGTGGGGTTCCAGCCAAACCACTAAAATGA
- the rfbA gene encoding glucose-1-phosphate thymidylyltransferase RfbA, which translates to MKGIILAGGSGTRLHPLTLAVSKQLMPVYDKPMIYYPLDTLMRAGIREILIITTPHDQELFMKLLGDGSRLGCRFEYVVQHEPNGLAQAFVLGKDFIGNDKVALILGDNIFYGTGLGKLLQDSANPSGGVVFAYKVSDPERYGVVEFDENLNALSIEEKPAQPKSSYAVPGIYFYDNSVIEIAENLKPSPRGEYEITDVNREYLKRGNLHVGILDRGTAWLDTGTFNSLQQAAQFVQVIENRQGVKIGCIEETAYQMGFIDSRQLREIAEPLKKSGYGEYLLKLL; encoded by the coding sequence ATGAAAGGCATCATACTCGCAGGAGGTTCGGGAACCCGACTCCATCCGCTTACTCTGGCAGTATCTAAACAGCTCATGCCTGTTTACGATAAACCGATGATTTACTATCCACTGGACACGTTGATGCGTGCCGGAATTCGTGAAATTCTGATCATCACTACACCACATGATCAGGAGCTTTTCATGAAATTATTGGGAGATGGATCGAGATTGGGATGTCGATTTGAGTACGTAGTGCAACACGAACCCAATGGTCTGGCACAGGCTTTTGTATTGGGCAAAGACTTTATTGGAAATGATAAGGTTGCACTTATCCTAGGAGATAATATCTTTTATGGAACGGGGTTGGGTAAGTTGCTACAAGATTCAGCCAATCCATCTGGAGGAGTTGTATTCGCTTACAAGGTTTCTGATCCAGAGAGATACGGTGTGGTTGAGTTTGATGAAAATCTCAATGCACTTAGTATTGAAGAAAAACCTGCTCAGCCAAAGTCGAGCTATGCCGTTCCCGGAATCTACTTCTACGATAATTCGGTGATCGAGATTGCGGAGAACTTGAAGCCGTCACCACGAGGAGAATATGAGATTACCGACGTGAACAGAGAGTACCTGAAAAGGGGAAATCTCCATGTGGGAATCCTAGATAGAGGTACGGCTTGGTTGGATACGGGAACATTTAACTCCCTACAACAAGCTGCTCAATTCGTGCAAGTCATTGAGAACCGCCAAGGTGTAAAAATTGGCTGTATTGAAGAAACAGCTTACCAAATGGGCTTCATCGACTCTAGGCAACTACGTGAAATTGCCGAACCACTGAAGAAAAGTGGGTATGGAGAGTATTTGTTGAAGTTGTTGTAG
- a CDS encoding NYN domain-containing protein, giving the protein MNLTRIGVFYDGNYFTHVSNYYNYVHDRKSRLSLSGIHRYITERLAFLEENEVERCKIVESHFYKGRIVASEASEKGNQLYFDRVFDDILSYEGVTAHYQPVKGIVNSRSADKGLNLQMAVDILDLAYNDKLDVVALIGADGDYTAIVNKLNSLGIRVMLISWDFEFTNDDGKRMTTKTSQDLIKSVSYPILMHDRIEEGLEDDDESIQNIFVLPPPDQREERQPRESRTFDSTSVDNSDAKPGEVHESEILSLKTGYGFIQFQPNNLFFHHSNLTNADFNDLYEGDAVKFIVEENDKGELVAKEVELMV; this is encoded by the coding sequence ATGAACCTTACACGCATAGGTGTCTTTTACGACGGAAATTACTTTACACACGTTAGTAACTACTACAACTACGTACACGACAGAAAGAGCCGATTAAGCCTTTCTGGAATCCATCGATACATCACAGAACGTTTGGCCTTTTTAGAAGAAAATGAAGTGGAGCGATGCAAGATTGTTGAGTCCCATTTTTACAAAGGTCGAATTGTAGCATCGGAAGCAAGTGAAAAGGGAAACCAACTCTATTTCGATCGCGTTTTTGACGATATCTTGAGCTACGAAGGTGTCACTGCTCATTACCAACCTGTGAAGGGTATAGTGAATAGTCGTTCTGCCGATAAAGGCCTGAACCTGCAAATGGCTGTCGACATCCTGGATTTAGCCTACAATGACAAATTAGATGTCGTAGCTCTAATTGGCGCTGACGGCGACTACACCGCCATCGTGAACAAACTAAACTCACTCGGAATCAGAGTGATGCTCATCAGTTGGGATTTTGAATTCACCAATGATGACGGTAAGCGAATGACGACCAAAACTTCTCAAGACCTCATCAAGAGTGTATCTTACCCTATCCTCATGCACGATCGAATTGAAGAAGGTCTCGAAGATGACGACGAATCCATTCAAAACATTTTCGTCCTCCCTCCTCCTGATCAACGCGAGGAACGTCAACCGCGTGAAAGCAGAACTTTCGATTCTACGTCGGTTGATAATTCAGATGCAAAACCGGGAGAAGTTCACGAGAGCGAAATCCTAAGTTTGAAGACCGGATATGGATTCATTCAATTCCAGCCAAACAACCTCTTCTTCCACCACAGCAATCTCACCAATGCGGATTTCAACGACCTCTACGAAGGGGATGCGGTAAAATTCATCGTTGAAGAAAATGATAAAGGTGAATTGGTTGCCAAGGAAGTGGAGTTGATGGTATAA